A region of Panicum virgatum strain AP13 chromosome 8N, P.virgatum_v5, whole genome shotgun sequence DNA encodes the following proteins:
- the LOC120686149 gene encoding homeobox-leucine zipper protein HOX7-like: MGSWRTGFLEDSFKEHSTVTPRQNSDIASQLNLGPRQVAIWFQNRRARTKLLQTKEECENLKRGCAALTQENRRLQGEVAELRALLTNPASFTATNQSSVPFGTVQRGPPGPISLVLGTPRRKC; this comes from the exons ATGGGTTCCTggaggacagggttcctggagGACAGCTTCAAGGAGCACAGCACTGTGACGCCA AGACAGAATAGTGACATAGCGAGCCAGCTCAACCTTGGACCGCGGCAAGTGGCCATCTGGTTTCAAAACAGAAGAGCTCG GACAAAGCTGCTGCAAACCAAGGAGGAGTGCGAGAACCTGAAACGTGGCTGCGCGGCGCTAACACAGGAGAACCGAAGGCTCCAAGGAGAGGTCGCGGAACTGCGCGCCTTGCTTACCAACCCTGCAAGTTTTACAGCCACCAACCAGAGCTCCGTTCCGTTCGGCACTGTGCAGAGGGGCCCGCCAGGACCGATTTCTCTTGTACTCGGTACTCCTCGTCGTAAGTGCTAG